In Candidatus Binatia bacterium, one DNA window encodes the following:
- a CDS encoding CU044_2847 family protein encodes MGKIRTAVGGEREQTQPTAAQPNLIAQQIGSAIVYFRVSGQALPVTNESHIRAVTATNVFDEAARVVNEGVRVIGLKVHDAAKTLRPCELELEISFGFELKGRATIVPVLLTGESTSTAGLKITATWKFAEKA; translated from the coding sequence ATGGGTAAGATTCGAACGGCGGTTGGCGGTGAACGGGAGCAGACCCAGCCTACAGCTGCACAGCCCAACCTAATCGCTCAGCAGATCGGCAGCGCGATAGTTTACTTTCGCGTCAGCGGCCAGGCCCTTCCTGTAACAAACGAGTCACACATCCGCGCGGTGACGGCCACGAATGTTTTTGACGAGGCTGCTCGCGTAGTTAACGAAGGCGTCCGAGTCATCGGATTGAAGGTCCACGATGCTGCCAAGACCCTGAGGCCGTGCGAGCTTGAACTCGAAATTTCATTCGGCTTTGAATTGAAGGGGCGGGCGACAATCGTTCCCGTTCTTCTTACCGGCGAGTCAACATCGACGGCGGGTCTCAAAATTACAGCAACTTGGAAGTTCGCCGAAAAAGCCTAA
- a CDS encoding NUDIX domain-containing protein, protein MISLATGLAVHEGRVLLVASRYPNHADPLWNLPGGRQQRGELLKETVVREVFEETGLRVEVGELAYVSESYDGAIHFLNVTFNVMLQQARHDTGRHDARSDHVVTLEWVPIEELAERIVVRVVREPLLGYLRGALPGRYAGYHDAGITIEWPADSQ, encoded by the coding sequence ATGATTAGTCTCGCTACGGGGCTCGCCGTACACGAAGGGCGTGTCCTGCTCGTCGCGTCGCGCTATCCCAATCATGCCGATCCGCTGTGGAATCTGCCGGGCGGACGGCAGCAGCGCGGCGAGCTCCTCAAGGAGACCGTCGTACGCGAGGTGTTCGAGGAGACGGGGCTGCGCGTGGAGGTTGGGGAGCTCGCCTACGTGAGCGAGAGCTACGATGGGGCAATCCACTTTTTGAATGTGACGTTCAACGTCATGCTTCAACAAGCTCGGCATGACACTGGGAGGCACGACGCTCGAAGCGATCATGTCGTGACGCTGGAGTGGGTGCCCATCGAGGAGTTAGCGGAAAGGATCGTCGTCCGCGTAGTGCGAGAACCGCTGCTCGGGTATCTACGCGGTGCGCTGCCGGGACGGTACGCCGGATATCACGACGCCGGCATTACGATCGAGTGGCCCGCCGACTCGCAATAG
- a CDS encoding alkaline phosphatase family protein — MSELSICLRKLQGVTAALLAGCAGMSIGAPSAAGAPANIVAADAVAKPHANNVVVIIMENRDYDLVIGSSQAPYINKTLVPEAALMTNSHAIGHPSQPNYLAFFSGSTQGITDDSCPHTFSTENVGAELLTGGKGFDGYSESMPHDGYTGCYAGEYARKHNPWVNFTNVPATSNLVYQRFPKSPPTLAIVVPNLCNDMHDCSTKTGDTWLAKNVPAILKYNTAHRGLLILTWDEASPDKNGKNQIATLLIGPTVKPGSYNQNVDHYSVLRTIETITGVACTANACTASDLKGMWQ, encoded by the coding sequence ATGAGTGAACTGTCAATCTGCCTTCGAAAACTGCAAGGCGTTACCGCGGCGCTGCTGGCCGGTTGTGCCGGCATGAGCATCGGCGCACCGAGCGCGGCCGGCGCTCCGGCCAACATCGTCGCAGCCGACGCTGTGGCCAAACCGCACGCGAATAACGTCGTCGTCATCATTATGGAAAATCGCGATTACGATCTGGTCATCGGCAGCTCGCAGGCTCCGTACATTAACAAAACGCTCGTGCCGGAGGCGGCGCTCATGACAAACAGCCACGCCATCGGCCATCCGAGCCAACCGAACTACCTCGCGTTCTTCTCGGGTTCGACGCAAGGAATCACCGACGATTCCTGTCCGCACACGTTTTCAACCGAGAACGTCGGGGCCGAGTTGCTGACCGGCGGAAAAGGCTTCGACGGCTATTCGGAGTCGATGCCGCACGACGGATACACCGGCTGCTATGCGGGCGAATACGCGCGCAAGCACAACCCGTGGGTGAACTTCACCAACGTACCGGCGACGTCGAATCTCGTGTATCAGCGCTTCCCAAAATCGCCGCCGACGCTGGCGATCGTCGTGCCGAACCTCTGCAACGACATGCACGATTGCAGCACGAAAACCGGTGACACGTGGCTTGCGAAGAACGTCCCCGCGATCCTGAAGTACAACACCGCGCATCGCGGTCTGCTGATCCTCACCTGGGACGAAGCCTCACCCGACAAGAACGGAAAGAACCAGATCGCGACCCTGCTGATCGGGCCGACGGTGAAACCGGGTTCGTACAATCAGAACGTCGACCACTACTCGGTTCTGCGCACGATCGAGACGATTACAGGCGTAGCCTGCACCGCGAACGCCTGCACGGCCTCGGACCTTAAGGGCATGTGGCAATAG
- a CDS encoding DUF3465 domain-containing protein, producing the protein MPFYPPRVIGATMDLAAAYAGTAPAWVDFTGTVASRPRFFYGSRTHCMHEAFDVQSSAGRLEVVDNVSIAPRCPARAGDTIEICGEMVHDPGRLPVVHWTHHDPGNRHPDGFIRLRGRLYA; encoded by the coding sequence TTGCCGTTCTACCCGCCCCGCGTGATCGGTGCAACGATGGATTTGGCTGCAGCCTACGCCGGGACCGCGCCCGCGTGGGTCGATTTTACCGGAACGGTCGCGTCGCGTCCGCGCTTCTTCTACGGCTCGCGCACGCACTGCATGCACGAGGCCTTCGACGTACAGAGCAGCGCTGGAAGGCTCGAGGTGGTCGACAACGTGAGCATCGCGCCGCGCTGTCCCGCACGCGCCGGCGATACGATCGAGATCTGCGGCGAGATGGTTCACGATCCGGGGCGGCTGCCGGTCGTCCACTGGACCCATCACGATCCCGGCAACCGCCATCCGGACGGATTCATTCGCCTACGCGGGCGGCTCTACGCGTAA
- a CDS encoding polysaccharide deacetylase family protein, with the protein MRTRFALRVSVCAALLAALLFVAYEAAESPGNQLFGKTLVSGPKNQRVVALTFDDGPNPPYTAEILDVLRDEHVHATFFVVGRAVQAYPQIVRREAAAGDAVGNHTWNHGHLVLYDETGLRRTLQRTDAAIFAATGRHTRIMRPPFGSRDWLVLDEVRKLGYTPVMWSVPLANDWEDPPPRVIAARVLRYAGDGAIITLHDGNRGILCARMHAPSLCDRSSDVEATRLIVDTLKRRGYRFVTIPELLRMDSAHRGQVAQYVSRK; encoded by the coding sequence GTGCGAACGCGATTCGCCCTCCGCGTCTCGGTGTGCGCTGCGCTGCTCGCGGCGCTGCTCTTCGTCGCGTACGAGGCGGCCGAAAGCCCGGGCAACCAGCTCTTCGGCAAGACGCTCGTGAGCGGCCCGAAGAACCAGCGCGTCGTCGCGCTCACGTTCGACGACGGCCCGAATCCGCCGTACACGGCCGAGATTCTCGATGTGCTGCGCGACGAGCACGTGCACGCGACGTTCTTCGTCGTGGGGCGCGCGGTGCAGGCCTACCCGCAGATCGTGCGCCGCGAGGCCGCGGCGGGGGACGCTGTTGGCAATCACACGTGGAATCACGGTCACCTCGTGCTCTACGACGAAACGGGGCTGCGCCGCACGTTGCAGCGTACCGACGCGGCCATCTTCGCCGCGACCGGGCGTCACACGCGAATCATGCGTCCGCCCTTCGGTTCGCGCGACTGGCTCGTGCTCGACGAGGTTCGAAAGCTGGGCTACACGCCGGTGATGTGGTCGGTTCCGCTCGCCAACGACTGGGAGGATCCGCCGCCGCGCGTGATCGCGGCGCGCGTGCTGCGCTATGCGGGTGACGGCGCCATCATCACGCTGCACGACGGCAACCGCGGCATCCTCTGCGCGCGCATGCACGCACCGAGCCTATGCGACCGCAGCTCGGACGTCGAAGCGACGCGCCTGATCGTCGACACGCTCAAGCGCCGCGGCTATCGCTTCGTGACGATACCGGAGCTGTTGCGAATGGATTCGGCCCATCGCGGGCAGGTGGCGCAGTACGTATCACGCAAGTAG
- a CDS encoding ribonuclease HI family protein, whose protein sequence is MEATLFADGGSRGNPGPAASAAVLIAPGGELLEEIGAYLGVATNNVAEWTALLLGLEAASKRGIRSLRVRLDSELVVKQLRGEYRVKNAGLQPLHRQAMRLLRAFESVDIGHVPREQNVVADRLVNRVLDQEANAPVK, encoded by the coding sequence ATGGAAGCGACGCTCTTCGCCGACGGCGGATCCCGCGGTAACCCCGGTCCCGCGGCGAGCGCCGCGGTCCTGATCGCGCCCGGCGGCGAGCTGCTCGAGGAGATTGGCGCCTATCTCGGCGTTGCCACCAACAACGTCGCGGAATGGACCGCGCTCTTGCTCGGTTTGGAGGCCGCGAGCAAGCGTGGAATCCGTAGCCTGCGAGTGCGTCTGGACTCCGAGCTCGTAGTGAAGCAGCTGCGCGGCGAGTATCGCGTCAAAAACGCCGGACTGCAGCCGCTTCATCGCCAAGCCATGCGGCTGCTACGTGCGTTTGAGAGCGTCGATATCGGACACGTGCCGCGCGAGCAGAACGTCGTGGCCGATCGCCTGGTCAACCGGGTGCTCGACCAGGAAGCGAACGCACCGGTAAAGTAG
- a CDS encoding tetratricopeptide repeat protein — MRTLSGLDLISQATVRVCDAHGNRIGQGLCVPVEKALIVLTCYHVILEAVDRRAVPVTFFSANDQPLSTATARLCVERSDPGRDVAVLELTSEHDTVEAPEAASPALFRLRAPVVGVTRPVGGSQRFNARLAHPTPIGMQIGAFLAEIPHAWRLIDIGDTQPGISGSPVVLESVESAVIGLTHFSRAETEDHAREAYVVPISTWFAKYPELAKHFTFRSLERTQVPMPQRRTATPNVPDALRTHYFTGRDDLVKEIELEFTSQRCVALSGVGGIGKTQSAIRYVDLQHAKYPDGVYWANAETRGTLIDAFVQIAKLRGLIAAPSSEETAITARGSLERDGGEWLLVFDNVDDEILVRAFLPNAPHGHILTTTRNPVLQKLGIVRSLRVSDFSPQEAINFLTCRTGRNLPSTAESAAAEKIARTLAFFPLALEQAAAYIVATDAAFSSYLNGLQKQGIKLLAKARPEAHAALAITWSSNFKVVEDSWPASGDVLRVSAFWDPTAIPFELLQRGASVLGENIKGALPDHQDDLLVGELLRPLAQYSLISVDRQSRTFSIHRMVQEVVLNALPGDERIVLTGRAVSALAATFPNVDFKSWNACDRLVEHVEAVARFVDKETATDSAAGVFNKVGEYLAQRSRYAEALPIYKQALAIRERAPEPNFPDIGRSLNNLALLYRERAEYAKALLLFERALAIREQALGAQHVDVAQSLNDLALVYYDQQRFAKALPMWKRALAINERRLGLDVTEVAANLNNIAEVYIKRRQYSTALPLLKRALAIKEKELGPEDPGVAISLNNLATLYERQKRYAKALPLLTRALAINKAALGEESPEVGVSLNNLATLHIRQGQYAEALPLLERALIVIERELGPSHPKMAIILSNLAKVGRYQRKQEQALLYRERVQTSRKSGRPN, encoded by the coding sequence ATGCGCACGCTCTCCGGACTGGATCTGATCTCTCAGGCAACCGTGCGCGTCTGTGATGCTCATGGTAATCGTATTGGCCAGGGGCTTTGTGTCCCAGTTGAAAAAGCGCTGATCGTGTTGACTTGCTACCATGTCATCCTGGAGGCTGTGGACCGGAGGGCGGTCCCGGTCACGTTCTTCTCCGCTAACGATCAGCCGTTGAGCACAGCGACTGCTAGACTGTGCGTTGAGCGCTCCGATCCTGGTCGTGATGTGGCCGTGCTGGAATTAACCAGCGAACATGACACAGTCGAAGCTCCGGAGGCTGCGTCGCCAGCGCTGTTTCGCCTACGCGCACCTGTTGTAGGCGTGACTCGGCCCGTAGGCGGGTCTCAACGCTTCAACGCTAGACTGGCCCACCCAACGCCGATCGGGATGCAAATTGGCGCGTTTTTAGCGGAGATTCCGCACGCCTGGCGCCTCATTGATATCGGCGACACCCAGCCGGGTATAAGCGGCTCTCCCGTCGTTCTGGAAAGCGTGGAGAGCGCCGTTATCGGACTAACACATTTCTCTCGAGCTGAAACGGAAGACCACGCTAGGGAAGCCTACGTCGTCCCGATATCGACTTGGTTTGCAAAATATCCGGAACTTGCAAAGCATTTTACGTTTCGCTCCTTAGAGCGCACCCAAGTCCCAATGCCTCAACGCCGAACCGCTACGCCTAACGTACCCGACGCCCTGCGAACACACTATTTCACAGGCCGGGACGACCTCGTAAAGGAAATCGAATTGGAGTTTACGTCGCAACGCTGCGTAGCCCTGTCTGGAGTTGGTGGAATTGGCAAAACACAAAGCGCTATTCGCTACGTAGACCTCCAGCATGCGAAGTATCCTGATGGCGTCTACTGGGCAAATGCGGAAACGCGCGGCACGCTGATCGATGCCTTCGTTCAGATTGCCAAGCTCCGTGGGCTAATCGCGGCGCCAAGCTCGGAAGAGACGGCAATAACGGCTCGAGGCTCGTTAGAGCGGGATGGAGGAGAATGGCTACTGGTCTTCGATAACGTTGATGACGAGATCTTGGTGCGCGCGTTTCTCCCAAACGCGCCTCACGGCCACATTTTGACGACGACCCGCAATCCCGTTCTCCAGAAGCTTGGCATCGTGCGCTCACTGCGTGTATCAGACTTTTCACCGCAAGAAGCCATTAACTTTCTGACTTGCAGAACGGGCCGGAATCTGCCGTCGACCGCTGAGAGCGCCGCTGCTGAAAAGATCGCGCGAACCTTAGCGTTCTTTCCACTCGCTCTTGAGCAAGCCGCCGCATATATCGTTGCGACCGATGCTGCTTTTTCCTCGTACCTCAATGGACTCCAAAAACAAGGCATAAAGCTTTTGGCAAAAGCACGACCAGAAGCTCACGCGGCTCTCGCGATCACGTGGAGCAGTAACTTTAAAGTAGTCGAGGATTCTTGGCCCGCGTCCGGAGACGTGCTCCGGGTAAGCGCGTTTTGGGATCCAACAGCTATTCCGTTCGAACTGCTCCAACGCGGCGCGAGCGTGTTGGGAGAGAATATTAAAGGCGCGCTTCCGGATCACCAGGATGACCTGCTTGTCGGCGAGTTACTTCGACCGTTGGCGCAGTATTCTTTAATTAGCGTCGATCGTCAAAGTCGCACTTTCAGTATTCATCGGATGGTACAGGAGGTTGTTTTGAACGCACTGCCTGGGGATGAGCGGATCGTCTTGACAGGGCGCGCAGTGAGTGCCCTGGCTGCCACCTTTCCAAATGTAGACTTTAAGAGTTGGAATGCGTGTGACAGGTTAGTCGAACACGTCGAAGCGGTCGCTCGTTTTGTAGACAAAGAGACGGCGACGGACTCGGCAGCGGGCGTCTTCAATAAGGTGGGAGAATATTTGGCCCAACGAAGTCGCTACGCCGAGGCGCTGCCTATTTATAAGCAAGCGTTGGCGATTCGCGAACGCGCGCCGGAACCGAATTTTCCCGACATCGGACGGAGCCTTAACAATCTTGCGTTGCTGTACCGTGAACGAGCAGAATATGCGAAGGCGCTGCTCCTCTTTGAACGCGCGCTCGCAATCCGGGAGCAGGCCCTTGGAGCTCAGCATGTCGATGTGGCGCAGAGCCTGAACGATTTGGCTCTGGTATATTACGACCAACAGCGATTTGCCAAGGCGCTTCCCATGTGGAAACGCGCGCTGGCGATTAACGAGCGGAGGCTAGGTCTTGATGTCACTGAGGTCGCCGCCAACCTAAATAACATCGCAGAAGTTTATATAAAACGACGCCAGTATTCCACGGCGTTACCGTTGCTGAAGCGCGCCTTGGCAATAAAGGAAAAGGAGCTGGGCCCTGAAGATCCCGGCGTAGCGATTAGTCTCAATAATCTTGCGACGCTTTACGAGCGCCAGAAACGATATGCGAAGGCACTTCCCTTGCTCACCCGCGCATTAGCAATCAATAAGGCGGCACTGGGTGAGGAGAGCCCCGAAGTAGGCGTCAGCCTTAACAATCTAGCTACGCTTCATATACGCCAAGGGCAATACGCGGAGGCGCTGCCACTCCTTGAGCGGGCGTTGATCGTCATCGAGCGGGAGCTGGGGCCCAGTCATCCCAAAATGGCGATCATCCTTAGCAACTTGGCGAAGGTCGGTCGCTACCAGCGCAAGCAGGAGCAAGCGCTCCTCTACCGTGAACGCGTTCAAACGAGCCGTAAATCCGGGCGTCCGAATTGA
- a CDS encoding GNAT family N-acetyltransferase, which produces MLVRTIRTARLRLEPVTAANAGVLWEVLQEPDLRDFQDLPDVNRAQFLRTVGSRPTRFGPGATGRFEWLVHLGDRTETLGWVSLRISESSRSTAEIGYSVVRAHRGRGFATEAVAALVDEGFRRTRVQRIRAYCLPENLPSRAVLRRNGFEDEGMLPRGATVAGKPVDVILLTIDRPRWSARRRPEPVEG; this is translated from the coding sequence ATGCTGGTGAGGACGATTCGGACGGCGCGTCTACGGCTGGAGCCGGTGACGGCGGCCAACGCCGGAGTTCTCTGGGAGGTGCTGCAGGAGCCGGATCTGCGCGACTTTCAGGACCTTCCTGACGTCAACCGCGCGCAGTTCCTGCGCACCGTAGGCAGCCGCCCGACGCGCTTTGGCCCGGGTGCGACCGGCCGCTTCGAATGGCTCGTGCACCTCGGCGACAGGACTGAGACGCTGGGATGGGTCTCGCTGCGCATCTCGGAGTCGAGCCGCTCCACGGCGGAGATCGGCTACAGCGTCGTGCGCGCGCACCGCGGTCGCGGCTTCGCTACCGAGGCGGTCGCGGCGCTGGTCGACGAAGGCTTCCGCCGCACGCGCGTGCAGCGCATTCGCGCCTACTGCCTGCCGGAGAATCTCCCGTCGCGCGCGGTGCTGCGCCGCAACGGCTTCGAGGACGAAGGCATGCTTCCGCGCGGCGCGACGGTCGCGGGAAAACCCGTCGACGTGATCCTGCTCACCATCGACCGCCCCCGCTGGTCCGCCCGGCGTCGCCCTGAGCCTGTCGAAGGGTGA
- a CDS encoding NAD(P)H-binding protein, translating to MNLALFGATGPTGMNLLERAIAGGDTIRALARTPERLSHFRDRVTVIHGDVLDERTVAEAIVPGTDAVLSALGVPPSQRDTSFTLRRGMHNILSAMRASGTRRVLAVSASALYVDSFDNLLLRIAKPALQRLFAKMYDDLRAMDSELEGAQCDWTSVVAPQLNNKPPTGQYRVAVGHNLPRGYSITRADLAHSMFDLILDTSAFRRRVFVAN from the coding sequence ATGAATTTGGCGTTATTCGGTGCTACCGGGCCAACCGGAATGAACTTACTCGAGCGGGCGATAGCAGGCGGCGATACTATTCGGGCGCTCGCGCGGACGCCGGAAAGGCTAAGCCACTTCCGCGATCGCGTGACGGTGATTCACGGGGACGTACTAGACGAAAGGACTGTTGCCGAGGCGATCGTTCCCGGTACCGATGCCGTGCTTTCCGCGCTGGGGGTGCCCCCGTCCCAGCGGGACACGAGCTTTACGCTGCGGCGAGGGATGCATAACATTTTATCGGCGATGCGAGCCTCGGGGACACGGCGCGTCTTAGCCGTTTCAGCATCTGCGTTGTACGTCGATTCTTTCGACAACCTTCTCTTGCGAATCGCAAAGCCCGCGCTGCAGCGCCTGTTTGCAAAGATGTACGACGACCTGCGTGCGATGGACTCCGAGCTCGAGGGCGCACAATGTGACTGGACAAGCGTGGTCGCGCCGCAGCTCAACAACAAACCACCCACGGGACAGTACCGAGTGGCGGTTGGCCACAACCTCCCGCGCGGCTACTCGATCACGCGTGCCGACCTCGCCCACTCCATGTTCGATTTGATCCTCGACACGAGCGCCTTTCGGCGGCGCGTCTTCGTCGCGAACTAG
- a CDS encoding tetratricopeptide repeat protein, translating to MSDGPPTTTPSDEQRLAREREVVELAEASQAIAKGILVALLAGMLLLALSQGWGYWQLPAFIAGGLFIAGLLVGFLFGIPKVASAAADGAQQHPLLTPNTNLEQISDWLTKIIVGLGLVELYKIPSAISQFVGATSPAYHSSSAAAALAVTIYFPILGFTSGFLITRLYLSGLIARADIQLGHASDLWDKGFAKLQNALDKGKQASLSEEEARAVQAREKKLESTPKSTYTAKDWLDRGLAAYAAQDLNLAAECFDAVVRDPEATQKQVAQALLNESAVYYQLTQPEKALAASDAMLSRFGSSTDSDVLQWVALAVYNKGLALMMLGQLAAALDTFNDDLVKRLEGDSNPQVREYAWAALYFRGSALLSLGRYSDALAILDDDLIKHLAASQLPQVRELAPAAAYSRGLTLLYVGRYADALAIFDDDLVKSLEASTRREVRELAPAALYNKGVALLNLGRFDDALAIFNDDLIKRLEAATVPQVHDLAVAAEYNRGLALLDLGRFDDALKIFDDDLVARLEAATSPQERDLAPAAQYNKGMALFNLGRLDDARAIFDDDLIKRLESTTLPQIRALAPLATQMQHDLSSHAPQ from the coding sequence ATGAGTGACGGGCCTCCCACGACGACGCCATCGGACGAGCAGCGCCTCGCGCGGGAACGCGAGGTGGTTGAGCTAGCAGAAGCATCTCAAGCCATCGCTAAAGGCATTTTGGTCGCGCTCTTAGCGGGGATGTTGCTGCTGGCGCTGAGCCAAGGCTGGGGATATTGGCAGCTCCCGGCGTTCATCGCCGGCGGCCTTTTCATCGCGGGCCTGCTGGTCGGCTTTCTCTTTGGCATTCCGAAGGTAGCGTCCGCCGCAGCCGACGGCGCTCAGCAACATCCGTTACTCACCCCTAACACAAACCTCGAACAGATTTCCGACTGGCTCACCAAGATCATCGTCGGCCTGGGGTTGGTGGAGCTGTATAAGATACCGTCGGCGATATCGCAGTTCGTCGGGGCCACCAGCCCGGCGTATCATTCGTCGAGCGCCGCCGCGGCGCTAGCGGTCACGATCTACTTCCCGATATTGGGATTCACCAGCGGTTTCCTCATCACTCGGCTATACCTTTCAGGCCTAATCGCTCGCGCCGACATTCAACTCGGCCACGCGAGTGACTTATGGGACAAAGGATTCGCCAAGCTGCAGAACGCGCTCGATAAGGGGAAGCAGGCGAGTCTTTCGGAGGAAGAAGCGCGTGCCGTCCAGGCCCGTGAAAAGAAACTAGAGAGTACGCCCAAGAGCACGTACACGGCCAAGGATTGGCTCGATCGAGGGCTGGCCGCGTACGCCGCTCAGGATCTCAACCTGGCAGCAGAATGTTTTGATGCAGTCGTTCGCGATCCCGAAGCGACGCAAAAACAGGTGGCCCAGGCTTTATTGAACGAAAGCGCCGTGTACTATCAATTAACCCAGCCGGAAAAGGCGCTGGCGGCGTCCGATGCAATGCTTAGCCGGTTCGGGTCCTCGACTGACTCCGATGTGCTTCAGTGGGTAGCGCTCGCCGTTTACAACAAAGGCCTAGCGCTCATGATGCTCGGGCAACTCGCCGCGGCACTCGACACGTTTAACGATGATCTGGTCAAGCGTCTCGAAGGCGATTCGAACCCGCAAGTGCGTGAGTACGCCTGGGCGGCGCTCTACTTCAGGGGATCGGCGCTACTTTCTCTTGGACGTTATAGCGACGCTCTCGCCATCCTCGACGACGATCTGATCAAGCATCTCGCAGCATCCCAGCTCCCGCAGGTGCGCGAGCTCGCTCCCGCCGCGGCCTACAGCAGGGGCCTCACGCTGCTGTACGTCGGGCGTTACGCGGACGCGCTCGCGATCTTCGATGACGATCTGGTCAAGAGCCTCGAAGCGTCAACTCGCCGAGAAGTGCGCGAGCTCGCGCCGGCCGCACTCTACAACAAAGGCGTGGCACTACTCAATCTCGGGCGTTTTGACGATGCGCTCGCCATCTTCAACGACGATCTGATCAAGCGCCTCGAGGCGGCCACCGTCCCGCAAGTGCATGACCTCGCTGTGGCCGCCGAGTACAACAGGGGGCTCGCACTCCTCGATCTCGGCCGCTTCGACGACGCGCTGAAGATCTTCGATGACGACCTAGTCGCTCGCCTCGAAGCGGCTACGAGCCCGCAAGAGCGCGACCTGGCTCCGGCCGCGCAATACAATAAGGGCATGGCGCTCTTCAATCTCGGGCGTCTAGATGACGCGCGTGCCATCTTCGATGACGATCTGATCAAGCGCCTCGAATCGACCACGCTCCCGCAAATTCGCGCGCTCGCGCCACTGGCCACCCAGATGCAACACGATCTGAGCAGCCACGCGCCGCAATAG
- a CDS encoding IPT/TIG domain-containing protein — translation MAELDDGVAALVSWKENQIVFVIPAVNGAGAIYKQGQTVQVGVLLQGDNASAASNTVPYTF, via the coding sequence GTGGCTGAACTCGACGACGGTGTCGCCGCACTCGTATCGTGGAAGGAGAATCAAATCGTCTTTGTCATTCCCGCGGTGAATGGCGCGGGCGCCATTTATAAGCAAGGGCAAACGGTCCAAGTGGGCGTGCTGCTGCAGGGCGACAACGCCAGCGCCGCGAGCAACACGGTTCCATATACGTTTTGA
- a CDS encoding glycoside hydrolase family 25 protein, with amino-acid sequence MIYGIDVSGWQENINWQRVPNSQIKFVFAKATESTDYYSNQFHQQHDGAKQLGIPFGAYHYLDVRVDGGQQAEYFLQAIDGYQGQLLPALDIEETHGMSADGVVNCLAAFLKVVDATLQGRKSLFYTFFSFWNDTMSGRDDFSGHPLWIAQYPIRYTEAMQPAIPKGWKSAAIWQYADTGDVAGITGITKSPDMDRLVGDDLSLISR; translated from the coding sequence GTGATCTACGGCATCGATGTCTCCGGATGGCAAGAGAACATCAACTGGCAGCGAGTGCCAAACTCGCAGATTAAGTTCGTTTTCGCCAAGGCCACCGAAAGCACGGACTACTACAGTAATCAGTTCCATCAGCAGCATGACGGCGCCAAGCAGTTGGGGATACCGTTTGGAGCCTATCACTATCTCGACGTTCGGGTCGACGGCGGGCAGCAGGCGGAATACTTTTTGCAGGCGATCGACGGGTATCAGGGACAGCTACTACCCGCACTCGATATTGAGGAAACCCACGGTATGTCTGCGGACGGCGTCGTCAATTGCCTCGCGGCATTCTTGAAGGTGGTCGACGCGACGCTGCAAGGCAGGAAAAGTTTGTTTTACACGTTTTTCTCATTCTGGAACGACACCATGTCGGGGCGCGACGACTTCTCCGGTCATCCGCTGTGGATCGCGCAGTACCCCATCAGGTACACGGAAGCGATGCAGCCGGCAATTCCTAAGGGCTGGAAGAGCGCTGCAATTTGGCAGTACGCGGATACAGGCGACGTTGCGGGCATCACCGGCATTACCAAGAGTCCCGACATGGACCGCCTGGTCGGCGACGATCTTTCGCTAATTTCTAGATAG